Genomic DNA from Geitlerinema sp. PCC 9228:
TGATAGAAATCCGCCGTCACATTCACTCCCATCCCGAATTAAGCGCCCAGGAATTCCAAACCGCAGCCTACGTTACCGGTGTGCTTTCCTCTAGCGGCTGGCATGTTACCGAAGGTGTAGGCAAAACCGGTGTTGTGGGAGATTTGTGTAACGTTCAAGATGCCCCCTATCTGGGGATTCGCACGGATATGGATGCCTTACCCATTACCGAACGCACCAATTTGGAATTTGCCTCCCGCAATGCGGGAATCATGCATGCTTGCGGTCACGATATTCATACCACATTGGGGTTGGGGACGGCAATGGTCCTATCGCAAATTCGCGACGAATTGCCAGGCAATGTGCGTTTGATTTTTCAACCGGCAGAAGAAATTGCCCAGGGGGCAAAATGGGCGATCGCGGATGGTGCCATGAACAATGTTGCTGGTATCCTGGGAGTACACGTGTTTCCCAGCATTCCCGCTGGCAAAATTGGTATTCGCCACGGTGCCCTCACCGCAGCGGCGGATGACTTGGAGATTACGATTATCGGCGAATCCGGGCATGGGGCGCGCCCCCACGAAGCGGTGGATGCTATCTGGATTGCCGCGCAAGTGATTACTACGTTACAGCAAGCCATTAGCCGTACCCAAAATCCCTTACGCCCGGTTGTTTTGAGTATTGGGCAAATTCAAGGCGGTCGGGCGTCGAATGTGATTGCCGATCGCGTGAAAATGGTGGGAACTGTGCGATCGCTGCATCCGGAAACCCATGCGGCGCTGCCTGATTGGATTCGCCAAATTATTTCTAATGTGTGCGATACCTACGGCGCTACCTTTGAATTTGATTACCACCGCCGGGTGCCTTCGGTGCATAACGAATCGGAACTAACGCAAATGGTAGAAAGCTCCGTTAAAGAAGCCTGGGGTCCGGAAGCCGTGGAAATTTTAGACGAACCGTCCTTAGGCGCGGAAGATTTTTCCTTGTATTTGGAACACGCCCCGGGCATGATGCTGCGTTTGGGAGTAGGCATGAGCGATCGCGTCAACCATCCCCTGCACCACCCGCAATTTGAACCCGACGAATCCGCCATTCCGCTGGGTGTGGTGGCTTTGGCTTACTCGGCCTACAAGTACTGGCAGTTTTATCAATCCGTGAGTCGCGACGAAATGTTGCTGAAGGGAGCCTCTCCGGAATCCAAGTAAATCTCACAAACAGGGTGGGTAAGTCCCACCCCACAAATATCTAATTTTTGGTGGCCAGTTCCGGATGCTGGGGTTCCCCTTGCAACCAATCCGTGAGAATATCTACAGGAGGTTGGTGGTGGGGCCAGGCAAAGGCATGGCGAAAAGCGGCTTCTTGGCAAGCGTACAGTTGGTCAAAGTCAATAATATCCAGCGTTAGGAGATTTTCGTATTCAAAGGGCAAACGAACGTTGTGCAAGCCAGCGTTATCGGTACAAATGGCAATATCGACACCCGCTTCAAAACAGCGATCGAACACTGGTTTAAGCTGGTGCGTATCCTCTAGGGTACCGGTTTTGATGTAGGTGGTGGGACACACTTCCAAACACTGCTTGCGTTGGGCTAACTCTGGCAGCAACTCCGGATACCGCAAGGGAATTTGAATGCCGTGACCGATACGCATCAAATAAGGCAGCAACTCCGAATAGCAGCCGTTGGGGGTTTCGTACAGGTGACCGGTGGTATTCACCCCTAAAGACAGGGCGTAGGCATACAACTGCTTGAACTCTTCCATGCGTTCTCCGTAGCAGGTGTCGCCCCCTGCCAAATCTACCCCACAAACGTACGGACTTTCGCTGGCTAGTTCGATAATGGCACGGTTCACCTCGTAGGGCAAGGTGGAGTGCATGCACAGAATTTGACTGGTAATAATGGGACAGTCCCGAATTTGGGAGGATTTCCCCACCGTTTCTACAATTTTCGCCATGCGATCGATGCGCTGGTTTTGGCTGAGGTCTTCTGGTGTACGCAGGTAGGGCGTATACCGCAGTTCTAGGTACGCTAGATTCTCAAAAACGTAGGCACCCCGAATCAAACGATAGATAAAATAGGGTAGAGATTGTTCGGTTTGGACTTTCTCCACCAGGGTATGCAATTCCAGATATTCATCTAATGTTTTGCGGGGACGGGTATAAAATTGCTCGAAACTGTTGTATTCTGGAAAACGTTGGGCGAGTTCCCGGTTATGACGCTGAAAGTAGCGCCAGAGGATGCGGGGGACCACAGATCCCCCCAAATGACGGTGTAGTTCGGCGTGTAATGCCACTGTATCCCTCCTGGAATCGTTGTGTGGTTGGGAGAATCTTGTTTGGATGCGCGGCGATCGGTACTCCCCATTTGGGGTTCCCGAATCAATGGAGTGAAACGCTGGCAAGCTCTTACGCAAGAGTGGGCCAGCCCATAGGGTTAGTATTCCAATCTTAACAAAACTTCATTTGACAAGGGACCCCTTTGCTCAAGATAATTGTAGTTTGTGTGAACTAAATTTGTAGAAGACCCTTGGCTAACGTCGTAGTAGTAGGTGCCCAGTGGGGCGATGAAGGAAAAGGAAAGGTAACCGATTTGCTGAGCCGATCGGCAGATGTAGTTGTGCGTTACCAAGGGGGGGTCAACGCAGGTCACACCGTCGTGGTCAACGACACGACTTTCAAGCTGCATCTGATTCCCTCCGGTATTCTCTATCCCGAGACTGAGTGCATCATCGGCTCTGGAACGGTTATTGACCCGACCGTACTCATTGAGGAATTGGATCGGCTGGAGTCGCTAAATGTCTCCACCGAACGGCTGATGATTGCGCAAACCGCCCACGTTACTATGCCGTACCATCGGCTCATCGACCAGGCGGCAGAAGAACGGCGCGGGGAACGGAAAATCGGCACCACCGGTCGTGGCATCGGACCCACCTATGCCGATAAATCGGAACGTACCAGTTTGCGGGTGGTAGACTTCATCGATGACCCGGAAGGTATTCGAGATAAACTGACGTGGACGATTAACTATAAAAATGTCCTTTTAGAGAAATTATATAATTTGCCACCGCTGGATGCGAACGAAGTCATCGAGCAATATTTAGAGTATGCCAAACGCCTGCGTCGCCACGTGGTGGATTCTTCTCTAAAAATATATGAAGCCGTACGTACCAAGCGCAATATTCTATTTGAAGGGGCGCAAGGTACGCTTTTAGACTTAGATCATGGGACGTATCCCTATGTTACTTCTTCCAATCCAGTAGCTGGCGGGGCTTGTGTCGGTGCTGGTGTGGGTCCGACCACCATCGATCGCGTAATTGGCGTGGCCAAAGCCTATACCACCCGGGTGGGAGAAGGTCCGTTCCCCACGGAATTGCCGGGAGATTTGGGAGAACTGTTGGGCGATCGCGGTGCGGAATTTGGCACCACCACCGGTCGCCGCCGCCGCTGTGGCTGGTTCGATGCGGCCATTGGTCGCTATGCGGTGCGCATCAACGGTTTGGATTGCCTAGCCATTACCAAACTAGATGTTCTCGATACTCTGGACGAAATTAAAGTGTGCGTCGCCTACGAAGTGGATGGTCAAAGACAGGAACATTTCCCCACCAGCAACCGCACGCTGGCTCGGTGCAAACCCATCTACGAAACCCTTCCGGGTTGGAAACAGTCTACCGAAAACTGTCGTACCCTGGAAGATTTGCCAGATGCGGCGTTGGATTATCTCAAGTTTCTAGCAGAGTTAATGAAAGTTCCCATTGCTATTATTTCTTTGGGGGCTAGCCGCGACCAAACCATTATTGTGGAAGACCCCATTCACGGTCCCAAACGCGCTCTGCTAGATGCCAACGGACGCCCTGTCAAACGCGGACATCATTGATATAACGCCTAGTCCTGACTAGGGATGTTATAATATTTGATTTGCAAAGTCTCCTAAAGTAGCTGCTGCGGCAGTTGGCAACGCCAGTTCCGTAGAAGTACAAGCAATCCCATCTTAATTTGTAAAAAAACTATGGCACTAACTATTGAAGGTCACCTGCGACCAGAAGGAAGCAAACCCAAAGCATTGCGCCGTTCCGGTCAAGTACCTGCTGTTTTGTACGGTCATAAAGGTCAAGAGTCCATCTCTTTGGTTCTTAATGGTAAAGATGCGCAGCTGTTGGTGCAAAACGCCGTCACCAACAACACCAGCATCTCCTTGAACGTTCCGGAACTGTCTTGGCAAGGGCAAACCATTTTGCGGGAAGTTCAAACCCACCCGTTCAAGCCCGATTTGTACCATTTGAGCTTTTTTGCGATCGCATCTCAAGAAAGTCTGGAAGTCTCCTTGCCCATTCACTATGTAGGAGAACCGGTAGGCGTGAAAGAAGAAGGCGGCGTTCTCGACGAGGTCGCCAACGAAATCAACGTGCAAGTTGCGCCCGAGAAAATCCCCGAATATATTGAAGTAGACGTGTCCAACATGCACATCGGAGACGCCTGGCACATTGGGGAACTGGTCCTGCCAGAAGGCGCGAAAGCCACTGACGATCCGGATTTGGTGGTGGTTTCGGTCTTGGGCAGCACCGCCGGTTCCCAAACCGTGGCAGAAGAGGAAGAAGAAGCAGCCGAGGAAACCGAAGCAGCCACAGAAGGCGAAGAGCTGATTTAGCCACCAACAACCGTAGGGGCAAGCCCCCGTGCTTGCCCTGTTCCCCTCCAGTTTCCGCCACCAACAACCGTAGGGGCAAGCCCCCGTGCTTGCCCTGTTCCCCTCCAGTTTCCGCCACCAACAACCCCAAAAAAATTAAGTTATTCTATAGGGGACGTTGTGGATAGCAAGTGCCCTATGACCCTTCCTCCCACACCAAAAGCCCCCGCTTGGATGCAAAAAGCCCATTGGGTGGCCAATCCAGTTGGCTATATGGAAAGTGCCAAACGCCAATGCGGGGATATATTTACCGCTAAGGTCGGTCCGCAAGGCACCCCGTTAATTTACATAGACAATCCCCAGGGGATCCAACAGATTTTAACCAAGGATACCAAAGAACTAACCGCCCCGGGAAGCGTCAATGGACTGTTGCAGCCGTTGATCGGGGATTATTCAGTCATTTTACTAGATGGAGCCAGCCACAAGCGACAGCGGCAGTTGCTCATGCCTTCTTTTCATGGGGAACGGCTGCGGTCCTATGGCGATTTGATTTGTAACTTAGCCCAGCAAGTCATGGGGCGTTTTTCCGTGGATGCTTCCTTTTTTGCACGCCCCGCCATGCAAGAAATTTCTTTGTTGGTGATTTTGCAAGCCGTCTTTGGGGTGACCCAAGGAGAACGCTACGAACGCCTCAAAGACCTGACCAGCCAACTTATGGATTTCTTTAGTTCCACGGCCAAATCCAGCTTCTTATTCTTTCCTATTTTACAACAGAATTTGGGTCCGTGGAGTCCTTGGGGTCGCTTTTTGCACGTCCGAGAAGAGATAGATAAATTAATTTACGCGGAAATAAGCGATCGCCGCCAGCAAGACAATTCCCAACGTACGGATATCCTCAGTTTAATGATGTCCGCCACCGACGAAAGCGGGGAAGGGATGAGCGATCGCGAACTGCGCGACGAGTTGCTGACGCTTTTATTTGCCGGTCACGAAACCACCGCCACTTCCCTCTCTTGGGCACTGTACTGGACCCATCGCTATCCCTCCGTTTTAGCACAACTGCAAGAAGAAATTGCTTCCTTGGGAGACCATCCCGACCCCATGCAAATTATACGCCTGCCTTACCTATCAGCAGTTTGTAACGAAACCTTGCGCTTGTATCCAGTCGCCATTCTCACATTTCCCCGAGTCGTTCCCGAAAATACTTCCTTTCATTTGATGGGATATGACATTCCGGCGGGAACTCTGCTGATGGGATGTATTTATTTGGCACACCAACGGGAAGATATCTATCCCCAACCCAAGCAATTTCAACCGGAACGGTTTTTAGAACGTCAGTTTTCCGCTTACGAATTTCTCCCGTTTGGTGGTGGGGTACGTCGCTGCATCGGCGCGGCTTTGGCGCAAATGGAATTAAAATTGGTGCTGGCTACGGTTTTATCCAACTACCAGTTGGTCTTAGCAGAGAAAAAACCCGTGCGTCCGCAAAGGCGGGGTGTTACCCTGGCACCGGAAACCGGCATTCGCATGAAACTCGCCGGTCTTCGCAAACAGCCGTCAAGTACGCTAGCAGCAACTCGTGTCTGAACCAACCAACGCAGGACTAAAACAAGAATTGCTGGGTGTGTTGCTATTAAACGCAGCCACCTTGCTTTGGGGAACCAGCTACGTGGTTATCAAGCTAACCCTGGGAGATGTTCCCCCGAGTGTATTGACCTTTATTCGCTTTGCCACCGCCAGTATTTTCTTTCTGCCGTTTGTCAGGTGGAATACTGGAGTGTTGCTGGCGGGATTGGAACTGGGTGTTTGGCTGACGGGTGGATACGCCACGCAAACCATTGGTTTGGAATTCACCACTGCCAACCGCAGTGCTTTTATTACCTCCATGTATGTGGTGTTTGTGCCGTTGTTGTTGACCATTGTGGGGCAAAAATTGCGATCGCAAACCATTGTAGCGGCAGCCATCGCCGTGGTGGGGGTGGGATTGCTTTCCTACGATGGTTCGCCACCCAACTTGGGAGATGCTTGGACGTTGTTGTGTGCTTTTTTCTATGCCACCTACATCGTTCGTTTGAGTGGCTATGCCAGCCAATATTCGCCTCTGGCACTTAGTGGCGTACAATTGGGAATGACGGCGCTGTTTTCCCTGGGATGGGTGATGGTGGCGCAACCCCAGTGGCTGTCTACCATACCGTTTTCTGATGGTTTTGTTACTCAGTTCCCTTGGATTCCGGTTTTGTACTTGGGGGCCATTGTGACGGCAATGACCATTTGGTTTCAAACCTGGGGACAAAGTATGGTCAACCCGCCGGAAGCCGCCATTATTTTTACCTTGGAACCGGTTTGGGGATCGGTTTTTGCTTATTTGATTATCCAGGAACGCTTGGGATTGCAAGGATTTATTGGTGCTGGTGCTATTATAGCGGCGATGCTGTTGAGTCAGTTGCCTATTGGGAAACGAGAAGAGTCATGAGCGATCGCGTTTTAATTCTAGGCGGAAGCGGACAAGTAGGCCATAGTGTAGCCCGGGATTTGCTGGCTTATACATCCGCACAGATTTCGCTAACCGGGCGTACCCGCACGCCAGAACTGGCTGGTAAAAACCAGCGCGTACAAACTCAAATCCTAGATTTGGACGATCGAGACACTCTAGAAAAAGCGATCGCAGCCCACCAGTTAGTCATTCACTGTGCCGGACCGTTTCGCTATCGAGACACGCGAGTATTAAAAACTTGCATCCAACAGGGTGTTAACTACTTAGACATCAGCGACGACCCAAACTACGTTCGCAACTGCTGGCAATTGCACGACGAAGCCAAACGCGCTGGCATGACCGCCATTCTCAGCAGCGGCGTATTTCCCGGCATTTCCAACAGCATGGCCAAAATGGGCATCGAACAGTTCGACGCACCGGAAACCGTACACTTGCGCTATGCAGTAGCTGGTTCCGGTGGCGCTGGTGTAACGGTGATGCGAACCACGTTTTTAGAACTGCAACATCGATTTTCGGCTTATATAAACGGTCAGTGGCAGCCAGTCAAACCCTACAGCGAACGAGAAACCTTTGATTTTCCCAAATACGGAAAAGTGGGCGTTTACTGGTTTCCCACCATCGAAGCGTATACCCTGCCGCAGATTTTCCCCGTGCAAACCGTCACCAGCAAATTTGGTTCGGTGCCCGATTTGTACAATTTTATGACGTGGATGGTAGCAAAATTACCCAAAAAATGGCTGCAAGACTCGCAAACCATCGAATTTTTATCCAAAGGCAGCCATCAAATGACCCAAATTAGCGATCGCTGGACGGGAATTGGCATAGCCATGGCCGCAGAAATCAGCGGCAAACACCAAAGTCAGCCATCAAAAGCAATGGTCACCTACAGCGGCGACAACACCGTTACAGCCGTAGGTCAGGGAACTGGTGCGGTTGCAGAGTACCTGCTTTCGGGAAATCTATTTCCGGCGGGGGTTTTCCCCGTGGAAGCTGCCTTACCGACAGACCATTTCCAGCAAGCCATGCAACGCCGCGGCGTCAACATTTCCTGCAAACCAATCCAACCAAGTCCCATTGCTAGAAAAACCAGTTTCTCTTGTTAATTTTCCTCTTCTTGCAGATAATCAACGCCTACCACTTCCCGGTTTTCGTTGAAAATCACAAATACGTCGGTGGTTGTCTGGGTGGTTTCCACTTCTACCACCACCAAATTTTCTTCTGGGTTGCGAGTTCCGACGACCTGTTGAAACTCACCGTGCAAAGAAATAAAATTCTGCTTGTGATTTTTTAAGCTTTCGGGAGAAATTTCCGAGCGAATGGAATCGCCAAATAAGGTTTGTGCCTCTTCGTAGTTATCTTCAGCCAGCAATTCCACCAAATTTTCGGCAATCGACTGCATATCTGTTGCCTGGGCTAAATAAGCAGTAGCAACCGGGATTCGAGATTCTGTTTGGGGAACGGCCCCAGCCGGAACTGCTGTTCCTAGATAGCCGACCGCACTGCAGACAGAAAGTGCGATCGCTGATTTCCAAAAAGCACCAACAAAGAATTTTGGAGCCATGATTTTCCTCCTAGTTGACGAAAAAAAGAAAAAAGGGGAATGGAAGATGGAAGCCAACGCCCCTTCTCACTTGCCTAACCAGCAGACTGACCGATCTCCAAAGCAATTTTACCGAGCATCGATCCTTGTCCCAGCAGACGATGCGCCTGGGAAGCTTGTTCCAGGGGGAAGGTATGGTTGAGACAAATTTTCAACTTGCCAGCATCAATTAGGCGCGCGCATTGGTTGAGAATTTTGGTCTGGTCCTGGCGCAGGGTCGCCGAATCCAGGGTCATCGGCGTTAGCATCAATTCCAGACTAAGGCGTTGGTTGCGTTTGCGCGCGACTTTCCAGGAGGTATCCGCGGCCGGTTCCAACAGGGTCACCACATCACCGTAGACTTTGACCGCAGGAAAACTCTGTTCCAAAACCTTACCGCCGACCGTATCAAACGCCAAATCCACGCCCTCTTGTTGGGTCCATGCCAAAACCGCTTCCACAAAATCCTTTTCTTTATATAAAATTGGCAAATCTGCCCCCAAACTTTGGATAAAATCGGCTTTTTCTTGCGTTCCCACCGTTGTTGCCACGCTAGCACCTTGTAGTTTCGCCAGTTGAACCGCCACGTGACCGACACCACCGGCACCGGCATGAACTAACGTGGTTTGTCCGGCTTGCAAGCGACCTCGGTCGTACAGGGATTCCCAGGCAGTAATTAAAACCAAAGGCGCAGCGGCAGCTTCGGCAAAACTCAGCGATCGCGGTTTTTTGGCTGCAAAACGAGCATCCACCACCGCATATTCTGCGTAATTGCCTGTGGGACCACCCAAACCGCCGTTAAAGAAATAGACTTCATCGCCTACTTGAAAATTTTGTACGGCAGAACCCACTTCTGCCACCACACCAGCACCATCGCATCCTAAAATGGCCGGTTCTTGGTCGGGGTAAAACGTTCCTCGCTGGCGCACTTTGGTGTCGATGGGATTGACTCCCGCCGCTCTCAGTTGCACCAGCATTTGCGTTTCGATTTGGATTTGCGGTTGCGGAACCGATTGCAGTTGCAGAACTTCCGGTTCTCCAGCTGCGGTCATGACAACGGCTTTCACGATATCCCCCCAAATCTGCTTGCTGTTTCAATCGTTGCTATATTCTACCCTACTGCATCACCGAATCCAACGGGGACGCAAACCATCTAAGGGCAGCTTTTCCGGTTGCTTGGGTTCGGGTTCTTGGTCGGCGGCGGTTGGCGGTACCAAAGGTAAGATCCAAATCCGCGCTGACTCTATTGGCATCCCGGTTTCCGTTCGCAAAGTTCGATCGCTATCGCTGCTGTCAGAATTGTTGGCAACCAAGCGATCGAACAGTAAGGAGAGGCCGTCGGGAGCTAGGCTGATTTGAATGTCTCGCTGTTGGGGAAGGTTCCACAGGCGCAACCAGTTTTGAGTTTGTAAGTTGTAGCTGGCGATGTAGGGTTGTTCTACGTACTGTTCCCCTTCGATGAGG
This window encodes:
- a CDS encoding M20 family metallopeptidase; protein product: MLDRIKSIAKDIAPRLIEIRRHIHSHPELSAQEFQTAAYVTGVLSSSGWHVTEGVGKTGVVGDLCNVQDAPYLGIRTDMDALPITERTNLEFASRNAGIMHACGHDIHTTLGLGTAMVLSQIRDELPGNVRLIFQPAEEIAQGAKWAIADGAMNNVAGILGVHVFPSIPAGKIGIRHGALTAAADDLEITIIGESGHGARPHEAVDAIWIAAQVITTLQQAISRTQNPLRPVVLSIGQIQGGRASNVIADRVKMVGTVRSLHPETHAALPDWIRQIISNVCDTYGATFEFDYHRRVPSVHNESELTQMVESSVKEAWGPEAVEILDEPSLGAEDFSLYLEHAPGMMLRLGVGMSDRVNHPLHHPQFEPDESAIPLGVVALAYSAYKYWQFYQSVSRDEMLLKGASPESK
- a CDS encoding adenosine deaminase, whose translation is MALHAELHRHLGGSVVPRILWRYFQRHNRELAQRFPEYNSFEQFYTRPRKTLDEYLELHTLVEKVQTEQSLPYFIYRLIRGAYVFENLAYLELRYTPYLRTPEDLSQNQRIDRMAKIVETVGKSSQIRDCPIITSQILCMHSTLPYEVNRAIIELASESPYVCGVDLAGGDTCYGERMEEFKQLYAYALSLGVNTTGHLYETPNGCYSELLPYLMRIGHGIQIPLRYPELLPELAQRKQCLEVCPTTYIKTGTLEDTHQLKPVFDRCFEAGVDIAICTDNAGLHNVRLPFEYENLLTLDIIDFDQLYACQEAAFRHAFAWPHHQPPVDILTDWLQGEPQHPELATKN
- a CDS encoding adenylosuccinate synthase, translating into MANVVVVGAQWGDEGKGKVTDLLSRSADVVVRYQGGVNAGHTVVVNDTTFKLHLIPSGILYPETECIIGSGTVIDPTVLIEELDRLESLNVSTERLMIAQTAHVTMPYHRLIDQAAEERRGERKIGTTGRGIGPTYADKSERTSLRVVDFIDDPEGIRDKLTWTINYKNVLLEKLYNLPPLDANEVIEQYLEYAKRLRRHVVDSSLKIYEAVRTKRNILFEGAQGTLLDLDHGTYPYVTSSNPVAGGACVGAGVGPTTIDRVIGVAKAYTTRVGEGPFPTELPGDLGELLGDRGAEFGTTTGRRRRCGWFDAAIGRYAVRINGLDCLAITKLDVLDTLDEIKVCVAYEVDGQRQEHFPTSNRTLARCKPIYETLPGWKQSTENCRTLEDLPDAALDYLKFLAELMKVPIAIISLGASRDQTIIVEDPIHGPKRALLDANGRPVKRGHH
- a CDS encoding 50S ribosomal protein L25/general stress protein Ctc, producing the protein MALTIEGHLRPEGSKPKALRRSGQVPAVLYGHKGQESISLVLNGKDAQLLVQNAVTNNTSISLNVPELSWQGQTILREVQTHPFKPDLYHLSFFAIASQESLEVSLPIHYVGEPVGVKEEGGVLDEVANEINVQVAPEKIPEYIEVDVSNMHIGDAWHIGELVLPEGAKATDDPDLVVVSVLGSTAGSQTVAEEEEEAAEETEAATEGEELI
- a CDS encoding cytochrome P450, whose amino-acid sequence is MTLPPTPKAPAWMQKAHWVANPVGYMESAKRQCGDIFTAKVGPQGTPLIYIDNPQGIQQILTKDTKELTAPGSVNGLLQPLIGDYSVILLDGASHKRQRQLLMPSFHGERLRSYGDLICNLAQQVMGRFSVDASFFARPAMQEISLLVILQAVFGVTQGERYERLKDLTSQLMDFFSSTAKSSFLFFPILQQNLGPWSPWGRFLHVREEIDKLIYAEISDRRQQDNSQRTDILSLMMSATDESGEGMSDRELRDELLTLLFAGHETTATSLSWALYWTHRYPSVLAQLQEEIASLGDHPDPMQIIRLPYLSAVCNETLRLYPVAILTFPRVVPENTSFHLMGYDIPAGTLLMGCIYLAHQREDIYPQPKQFQPERFLERQFSAYEFLPFGGGVRRCIGAALAQMELKLVLATVLSNYQLVLAEKKPVRPQRRGVTLAPETGIRMKLAGLRKQPSSTLAATRV
- a CDS encoding DMT family transporter; the protein is MSEPTNAGLKQELLGVLLLNAATLLWGTSYVVIKLTLGDVPPSVLTFIRFATASIFFLPFVRWNTGVLLAGLELGVWLTGGYATQTIGLEFTTANRSAFITSMYVVFVPLLLTIVGQKLRSQTIVAAAIAVVGVGLLSYDGSPPNLGDAWTLLCAFFYATYIVRLSGYASQYSPLALSGVQLGMTALFSLGWVMVAQPQWLSTIPFSDGFVTQFPWIPVLYLGAIVTAMTIWFQTWGQSMVNPPEAAIIFTLEPVWGSVFAYLIIQERLGLQGFIGAGAIIAAMLLSQLPIGKREES
- a CDS encoding saccharopine dehydrogenase NADP-binding domain-containing protein; translated protein: MSDRVLILGGSGQVGHSVARDLLAYTSAQISLTGRTRTPELAGKNQRVQTQILDLDDRDTLEKAIAAHQLVIHCAGPFRYRDTRVLKTCIQQGVNYLDISDDPNYVRNCWQLHDEAKRAGMTAILSSGVFPGISNSMAKMGIEQFDAPETVHLRYAVAGSGGAGVTVMRTTFLELQHRFSAYINGQWQPVKPYSERETFDFPKYGKVGVYWFPTIEAYTLPQIFPVQTVTSKFGSVPDLYNFMTWMVAKLPKKWLQDSQTIEFLSKGSHQMTQISDRWTGIGIAMAAEISGKHQSQPSKAMVTYSGDNTVTAVGQGTGAVAEYLLSGNLFPAGVFPVEAALPTDHFQQAMQRRGVNISCKPIQPSPIARKTSFSC
- a CDS encoding DUF3887 domain-containing protein, whose product is MAPKFFVGAFWKSAIALSVCSAVGYLGTAVPAGAVPQTESRIPVATAYLAQATDMQSIAENLVELLAEDNYEEAQTLFGDSIRSEISPESLKNHKQNFISLHGEFQQVVGTRNPEENLVVVEVETTQTTTDVFVIFNENREVVGVDYLQEEEN
- a CDS encoding zinc-dependent alcohol dehydrogenase family protein, with product MKAVVMTAAGEPEVLQLQSVPQPQIQIETQMLVQLRAAGVNPIDTKVRQRGTFYPDQEPAILGCDGAGVVAEVGSAVQNFQVGDEVYFFNGGLGGPTGNYAEYAVVDARFAAKKPRSLSFAEAAAAPLVLITAWESLYDRGRLQAGQTTLVHAGAGGVGHVAVQLAKLQGASVATTVGTQEKADFIQSLGADLPILYKEKDFVEAVLAWTQQEGVDLAFDTVGGKVLEQSFPAVKVYGDVVTLLEPAADTSWKVARKRNQRLSLELMLTPMTLDSATLRQDQTKILNQCARLIDAGKLKICLNHTFPLEQASQAHRLLGQGSMLGKIALEIGQSAG